A stretch of DNA from Bactrocera neohumeralis isolate Rockhampton chromosome 6, APGP_CSIRO_Bneo_wtdbg2-racon-allhic-juicebox.fasta_v2, whole genome shotgun sequence:
GAAGAGTTCACACCGTCAACATTTCTTGTGTACTAAAAAGAAGGTGAGTGCTGGCTAATTGAACCTCGCaggttttttaattaaatacgcCATATTTTAAGCAtgtataagtattttataatccGAGTGTCCTAAACCCTAGTATAAAGTTAGGTCCACAGTGATCACGAAGTGGAATGCATACAATAACCAAATCAGCTGTTTCTCATAACCAACGTCAGAAGGCACACAGGTAAATCTTTTATCTACCATTGCCGTTGGCATTAGTTGTAATTCCTCTAAAGTTACAGCTATCACGTGGAtcaacttatttatattttagttcgaaCTGATTCAGAAATTGttctaaaattaatattgaatttgTGTACCCGTTTTTCTAAACATTtgttaagaaataataattttctctgGCAATGCTAAAAATACCATCGTGTATAGTTGAATAACACGCATGTGGCTTTTGTCGCGTTTTTATCGGAAACAATAGGGGAAAATATATTGGAAACAAAACACACAGCGGCTAAGTTTTCGACATTTGCAAAATCGGAAAAGCGATTtcgaattgttaaaaataacttCGGTGAAccgcttttgtttttaatatttttaatttaaagaaaaatttgattGGAGCAAGTGATATTTTATGAAGTTCCATAAAAGTGTTATCGAGAGAAAATTTGATAAACCCAGAAAAAAATTGGGTATACATTCTGTAATATACAGACACGCAAATGCTAAAGGTCTCGTTTACGACGTaaagttgtaattaaaataaaattgactaCATCAAATATAAGCGGCAGTCATTAAAAGGCTGTTTGATTAGATCTGTGTAAATTGGAATTCCGCcataaatttactttataccCATGCCAGTTTCAGTGTGTGAACCAGTGGCTAACGTTAGCGCAGTTTTGCGGGAATCACTGGGAAATGGGTATTCAAGCAATGGCagaaacatttgtaaaacaGGAGGTGTGGGCGACAACTACAATGCCGATGATGATGGATGCCTACAAGCAAAACTTGCTGTCACAGCAAAACGTGTGTTACTATCGAAAATAGAATACGAGGAGGTAACAAACTACGGCCAATCTGTTTTAGGCGCactaaaatcaaaatatgatatattaaaagCCAATACaactaataaaaattcaaactaTGATTACCTCTCTCTTGGGAAAAATTCGGAACAAAATGGTAAGttaatagtatatatgtacatacatacatactatatattatcaAACAAtacgattttttgtatatattgattTGAACATTtgtcattaataaaaaataaattcaattgtacaaataaataattaacaattccttgatatttatatttcatcatCCAAAACAGACTCATTTACTACTAATGCAGCGCCGCCGAATGGTGTTGTGGGAACTCCAAAGCGACAAAATCCTAACGAGTTGCCACAACCAAAGCGAGTGTTGTATCCACGAGAAAATGTTATAATTGGTTGGAAAAATTCAGTACGTAAGTGGCATGTCGGAGTCGGTATGATGAATGTCGGAAATACGTGCTACCTGAATTCCACATTACAAGCCCTATTTCATGTACCCTCTATGGCGAACTGGCTAATTTCAGATGCCAAACATATAGACGAATGCAATTCCTCGGAAAATTGCATAATTTGTGCAATGATTAAAACTTTGGAGGCATCACAGAATAATCAATCAGCGATTCGCCCATACTTGGTTTATTCAAAACTTAAGTTTATTTGTAAACACCTACTTATGGGCAGACAAGAGGATGCACATGAATTTCTCAGATATTTAGTGGAGGCaatggagaagtgtttccttaCCCGTTTTCGAAATTACAAAGAATTAGATCAATATAGCAAAGAAACCACACCGCTTAACCAGATCCTGGGGGGTTATTTAAAATCTGCTGTACGATGTTTAGCATGTGGGCATGTGTCTGTAACTTTCCAACATTTTCAAGATTTACTATTAGATATAAGAAAAGCAGATACAATTGAAGAAGCCTTAGAAGGCTATTTTTCCAGAGAACGTCTTGAAGATATGGGATATAAATGCGaatcttgcaaaaaaaaagtgagtATGTGATATGtatctttcttaattaattttaagaaaaatgagaaacaaattgactaaattttatattatatttaggcatacatatgtatgtgtgcacatatatacataattatttgagttttaatctattaataattttatttaataaaaatcaatttttgaataaatatgttcTGGACATCTATTAATATCTGTCTCATAAATTCCATCTCTTTTCCACATTTTTAGGTCTCTGCTACCAAACAATTTTCATTAGAGCGCGCACCAATTGTGCTTTGCATACAGTTAAAGCGGTTTTCAGTTATGGGTACCAAgcttaataaacaaattacaaTCAAACCACGAATCGACTTATCTAAATTTGTTTCTAGAAAAGAAGTCGGCGAACAATTAACTTACAAATTAGTTGCTATGGTTACCCATTTAGGAGCTTCACAACATTGTGGTCATTACACTGCCATTGGTTTGACCGAAACTGGCTCCTATTACAATTACGATGATAGCTACGTTCGCCCAGTTTCCGTACAGAATGTATGCAATACCAAtgcttatattatattttatgaaatcgATAAGCACCAGCGTATTCCAAGTAATACTGAGCCAAGCAGCATAAGTGAAGTTGTTAAGGAAAATTCACAAAAACATAATGGttatacaaaaaatgaaaatatattcccCTCGGAAATTAGTAGTTCAACAAATTCACAACAACATCTTGACAGTAATTTATTCACCGGAGGTATTAAATCATCACCTTCATATATTAATAAACCGTCCACTAGTAATGGATCCATATCTAGTAAGTTATCCGTGAACCGTCAGCTTAATTTCAAATCTCAAACCAATAGCACACCTTTGACATCGAGTGATTCACCGTCAACCAAATTCTCTTTGCATTcagaaaatagaaatataattcAACGACCTTCGGAACAAAACACTAGTATTCTGCAAGGAAAACACTATGATAATAAAGATgtggagaaaaaattaaactcatCAACTAATGATAACCACGTGACTTTATCTATTGAAAAAAAGCGTAGTAAAAGTTCAGAGCTGGTACCGCTACATAAAGCAAGTGGAAGCCTGCCTAGTATGCCAACTTTATCCGatgttcaaaatcaaaatttaaatcaacCTGCCAAATATTCTGCGATTTCAATCACGCCTTTAAAGAGCCTTGTGCCGTATGAATCTGAAACCGATGAAGAATCGGCGTCAGAAATAAAAGATATATTGATAGGTTCGGGAgagaatgaaaagaaaaaaaaagatgtCAAAAGTGCTATTAAACGACCTATAGATAGCCCTTCACAGAACACTATCACATCCATAGAAAATGTAAAGCAAAAAAAGATGGCTATTTTGAGTGAAAATGATTGCAATCCTGCTCCTAAGCAAACAATCACATACAAAACTGATTTGAATACCAACAAAGCAGACGAAACAAATACCAATCGTTCAAAGGGTAAACATAAAGTTGatatatttgatgaaatttttaatcaaaagaaATGTGTTAGTAGCAAGGATGaagatttcataaataaatcatCACACGATGAGGAAGAACGTGATGATCATATAGTGACATCGAGTTTATCTCGTCCACCGTTTGTACGTTCACATTCTACACCACCATCACCACCTGTTATTAAAACGAAAACAGGTTTATGGCAAGTTACTACATTGCAGCCAGTGACTGCGTGTATCAGTCCGCCggagaaaaaagttttaaaaaatgttaagaacCCATTCGCCAAGAAATCATTAGACACGTTCAATAAACGTCCGAAGCCTAAATCAGAAGTGAAGTCTGAAAAGACTTTTGCAGGTAATGGATATAGATGTAGCAATATAACTGAAGATTCCGTATCGGGTTTGTTGAAACAGTCTCATCGCGGCTATGGAGTCCCCGTACTTTCGTGGAAGGgagaacaaacaaaaatatctaAAGAGGTAAACGTTTGTTTGAGGATTTTAGAATATATGAATAGTTTTTAGTGTTTctgaatatttatgtacatgctTGTTTTGTGCAAAACCaacttattattgttattgaattttgaatctcaccaattatttttatttgtttatctcACAAAAGGTGGAAATAGATGCCCAACAGCAGCGGCAACACGACTGGCAAAACGATGAAGATGCTGAAATCGACCGTGGACgtcagaaaaaagttaaaaaagaagAATCTTCACAATCAGATAATCGAATCCCGGGATGTAACCCGTTTCAAGAACAAGAAAATCAAAGGCGTTGGAGAGCCAGCGGGGCCACAAATAGAAACTATAGCGGATATGTTCGACATCAATTCCAGCGCAGCAAATTCAAGTTTCAACGGTTCAATTCAAAGTTCCAGCGAATGACTGCGATGTCTTATAAGCGAAACAATCACAGATTGAATAACAGTTATACACGACGGAACTCATAACATAGCAATAAAATGATTTCTGTaactataaatattaattatttttcaatataacttAAGTGACTGCTCGATTAAAATAGCTGAATAGAAATTATCCTTTGACAGAGAcgcagtaaaaaatatttattaagtaaaaataagaaactaGCACACAGTGCAgaaagtatataatattaagtaGGAATGTATTTAATAGAGTAGGGGAAATTGCATTATCTACTTGTAAATTTTTGCGATTTCTTCGGGACACTGCATATTATATAACTGTACCACCACTTATAATTTCCATCATTAATCTTGCTTTATAATAAACAATAGTTGTTTACTTACAACTGAAGTTGAAAGTTCCACATAAATTGTGAACAAAAGACTATATTGTACAATAGATgaaattttaatcattttttaaggtttcaattaaaataaaacataaatattattatatacatatataaagttgcatttgattttttaatgctGAAGGTAGCATATGTAAGTTTCGCTGAAACCTCCGATTTATTTTTGACTTGAATAACAAAGGCCCGATTTAATTAAAGATTATAAGTATGTGGTATTATACTATCTCCGTTTTCCTCGTCCTGAAGAATGGCCTCGCCTGAACcgattatgtttatttttatttccaaatgtACCATTTTCATTTGGCTTAGATTTAGAATGCTTCAGTCCACGTCTAGTTTTGTGTTGTTTCTTCTTATCCGCTCGctctttttgtttgaaaattttgctttttttaaattcttttaatgctttctttttctttaatctatctaaagtttttttgtttcctatTTTTCCTAACTCTGACAATGGGTTGTCTACTTGTTTTGGctttttctccttttctttttcTACTGATTCAACATTGAATTCCATTCCTGGTATAGAATTTATATGGGAGTCTTTCTCAGTGGATTCGCTTGAGTTAGAATCATTATCGCTTTCTTCATCCAAGTTTTTATTTCCTGGTGCCAACTCTATAACATTTATTTCGACCTCATCGTCTTCATACTCCTTTTCTAGTACCTTTTCCTCTATTTCGGGATCCAGGACAAGTGGTTGAAATGTTTTCTTCATATTCGCCATGctgtttttaatatcatttcTGATCCTCTTGCGTTCCTCTTTAATGTCACGCtcaagttgttctttggcacgAGCTCGACGttcattttttcgtttttggaaACCAGTCAAAAAGTCTCTGAATAAAAACgttaataattattacataaatacatatatatctcatctataataataaatatatttgcaatgtACTAACTTCCTTTTTAGTGAATCAAACACAATTTCTTTTTTCCTCATTATAGcacatttactttttataaactCGACTGCAGTCTGAAGCAATATATTccaaatatcgataaattttgctgtttatttttggaaaaatcgatTAATCCAAATGCTTAATAACTTCTGTTGCTGTTCACAATATACATCATttggatttgtttttgttgcaccgGCGGAAAAGATATAATTTTGAGGAATGCTTGAATTCTTTATTGTAAATGATTTAGCATTACGATTTTTTCTTGAGTTGAGGGAAAAGAATTTTCAAGAGATATAACCATCAGCATATTGTTAAAACTCAATATACTGTTAGGTGCTAGTggggcgatgtgatccctatttggacaCGTGGATACCAGGGCTTTTATCCTGCGCCCTCAAACTGCTATGCAAATAGCAGGTATTTTGGAGTTTTAGACTctctgaaaatttaattaaacattaataACACATACCTTTTTGCACATTAAGTAGggaatatttatttgtgtttatttacatattattttagtCAACCAGATAGGCagaattgttattttaattgtcGAAATGCGCCGTATTCTTTATTCCACTCTATATATTGAGCTAAGTCATCTTTTGACACGCTCGGGCGTACACTTTGCAAAGCTGACATAAAATCGTCGAAATTTACTGGGCGCACctgaaaaaatattagaagatttaaagaatttttaggACCGCTTTCTGTTCTTGTTAGCGGTCATCTGACAGTTAAGTTAACCAAGACATTTTCATCCGGTTAAGaaccttttttttaacaagaacttaactgacaaatGGCTGCTAACAAGACATTATGAAAACGGCCCTTATGCTATTACCTTATCTTTTACTATATGGGGAATCTGGTCCGGTGGTATTGAACGCAATGGCTCCATGGACGCTTCACGGCAAAGAATATCCATGTCTGCACCGGAGTACCCCTTAGTTTGATTTCCAACTTCCTGTATATTACTTTCATCTAAATCGTTACATACAGTTCCCAACAGATTTTTTAGAATTTGTATTCGAGCACTTATTTCGGGAAGGGGAATGTATAAACGTCTGGCAAAGCGCCTTCGTGCAGCATCATCTAACTCCTGTGGCCTATTGGTAGCGCCCACAATAAGCACACGATCTTCATCATTTGTTGCAGCGCCATCCAACTGCACCAAAAACTCATTCtatcaagattttttttaatcaaacaatttcctaaattagttaatgtttttacatttaatatttaagtacATACTTTTAATTTACGTGAGCTATCATGTTCAGATTCTGAGCGTTTTGACAAAAGAGAATCTACTTCATCGATAAATACTACCTTTGATAAAGGAATAGgcgaataaattattcaaattattaaaaaaaaaataataaatgtaaaactCACCGACGGTTGATAAACAGCAGCCACGGCAAATAGCGCTCTTACCATTTTTTCTCCTTCACCAACCCATTTTGATGTCAAAGCAGAGGAGctaatactaaaaaatgttgACTGCGATTGAGAAGCAATGCATTTACCAATAAGCGTTTTTCCCGTGCCTGGAGGTCCAAAAAGCAATATACCACGAGGAGGACGACGTAAACCAGTAAATATATCAGGCCGCAGTAAGGGGTATACTACAGCTTCTTTAATAATCGATTTTACGTAATCTAAACCAGCGATATCATTCCAATCTATTAAGTATTAGCAAATTTCAGAAAGGTTTTCATTTGTACTAATCTATTTGCATACCCATGTTCTTATATTTGtgcattatttcatttttaattagatCAACCATTTTTGAATCTATATTTTTAAGTCTCTCATCAATGCCTTCGGGGGTTGAATTCAATGGTGGTGATTGCGTAAGATGTGGTGATGAATTCATAGTAAATGTACTGgtcaattttgttaaaacaGAAAGatcaaacataattttttacttatatgacgtatctaatattttaaaaccaacCTATCCTTTACTATTGCTGAAACAAATCCTGACTTCATTGTCCTACGAGAgcccaaaactttttttgttatgccataattaaaatacattggTACTTCTGCTTTTTTGGGAGGATTTAGCATGTCCTTTAAATCATTGTCGCGACTTTTGCTGTCATTAGTGTTTGCTTTCTACAAAATAATTGTGAAACGATcctaaaagcaaatttttagaatattctTACTTGAATGGTTTTAGTTAATAGTATTTCTCTAGCTGTTCGAAATTGGTTTTCTCCAATAggctgttcttgttgttgtccTTTAATGTTGACTTTTCTGCAGCTTAGGgattcttttgcaattttattgttcGTTGCCTCAACACTTTCAATAAGTTTAGGTTGGGCTTGTTGATGTCCAAAGCTTAATGCACTTCTTCTCGGATATACGTCTTCATTATCGAGTGATTCAGGTTTTTCTCTGTAACTTGAATCTTGCAAACGCCTTAAATCATCGTCAGTTACTtccatttttttacaactttcataAACACCGCTACATGAAGGCTCAAAATCTGACTCCTCAAATACGTAATTATCTTTCTTATAAACCATGGACAGAGGAATGTGATTATTCTTTTTCAAACGCGATTTTACCGAATCCACACGTTGATTCTTATATTCGTCTAGGGTGTTAGAATTCAAACGAGTGTAATGATGTTGTAGCAGTGCGTAGACTTCAGATTTTGgcaaattacttaaatataaagaaatcgtTGATTGATTATACTAGTTTCGATAAGTATACAAGGGAAACCCACTGTTCTGGATCTTCTAATAAAATAAGCTGTCGTCGCCATGCCGCTGCTTTTTCCGAAGCACTAGAAGATGAAGAGTTCCAAATATTTTCATCGACAATATATTGCCTAGCGTAATACTTTTTCTTTTCGCACATTTCCTTCAAATTGTTCAAAATCAAATACccgctttaaaatttttgacataATCAGTGGGCATTGCCAGATAAAAATGTGACGTTCAAATTTAATCATAAATATACCAGTTCacagtaaatattatttattaacaagaATGTTTATCAGTACTTTGCTATTGACATCAATTAAACGATTTGTAAAACAATTTGTTATCGATAATGTTTGGAGTAGATAGAATATACTGTCAAAGATCTacgaaaataaaataccaaTGTGTATGAAGATGAATATTAATCTTCTATTTAAATGTACAATAGAGTCGGCAGAAGGTTCGTACCTGTTGAAGCTAGTATACCCAATCTATAGAAACCATGACAAAAAGCTTTCGATCTGCTGTTATACATTGGTGATAATAACGTAGTAATCGAATACAAAACGTAGAGTTAGAAAGATTCCTACCCCAATGACGATTTCAAGTTAGCCTATTGAGGTCACGCTTCACAGTGCTCAAGCAGGAGACTGCCTAAATATTCATTCAACTTACAAATAATTCTATAATCAAACGAAAAATTATGTAtgaattattttcatatatgtaattCGATGAATTTAtgcatatatcgggtgatttttttgaggttaggattttcatgcattagtatttgacagatcacgtgggatttcagacatggtgtcaaagagaaagatgctcagtatgctttgacatttcatcatgaatagacttactaacgagcaacgcttgcaaatcattgaattttattaccaaaatcagtgttcggttcgaaatgtgtttcgcgctttacgtccgatttatggtctacataatcgaccaagtgagcaaacaattaatgcgattgtgaccgagtttcgcactcagtttactttattggacattaaaccaaccacacgaatgcgtacagtgcgtacagaagagaatattgcgtctgtttctgagagtgtggctgaagaccgtgaaatgtcgatccgtcgccgttcgcagcaattgggtttgtgttattcgaccacatggaagattttacgcaaagatcttggtgtaaaaccgtataaaatacagctcgtgcaagaactgaagccgaacgatctgccacaacgtcgaattttcagtgaatgggccctagaaaagttggcagaaaatccgcttttttatcgacaaattttgttcagcggtgaggctcatttctggttgaatggctacgtaaataagcaaaattgccgcatttggggtgaagagcaaccagaagccgttcaagaactgcccatgcatcccgaaaaatgcactgtttggtgtggtttgtacgctggtggaatcattggaccgtattttttcaaagatgctgttggacgcaacgttacggtgaatggcgatcgctatcgttcgatgctaacaaactttttgttgccaaaaatggaagaactgaacttggttgacatgtggtttcaacaagatggcgctacatgccacacagctcgcgattctatggccattttgagggaaaacttcggagaacaattcatctcaagaaatggacccgtaagttggccaccaagatcatgcgatttaacgcctttagactattttttgtggggctacgtcaagtctaaactctacagaaataagccagcaactattccagctttggaagacaacatttccgaagaaattcgggctattccggccgaaatgctcgaaaaagttgcccaaaattggactttccgaatggaccacctaagacgcagccgcggtcaacatttaaatgaaattatcttcaaaaagtaaatgtcatgaaccaatctaacgtttcaaataaagaaccgatgagattttgcaaattttgtgcgtttttttttttaaaaaagttatcaagctcttaaaaaatcacccgatagtattTAACTTCACCAATGCTTTTgctaagttttaaaatattctatattcatacatacatacatatattattacacAAATGTAGATGTTGTTTTGCaatgattataaatatatacacaaatgtatataggtatgtacataaatggAGCCTTAGTCGACAACTGATTcatattttctttgcatttttccGTTTAAGGCGATTCAAGTAATAGAacatatttgattaaaaaaaaaaaaaacaatttacggCTAATCCCTTTAGTTTACAAATACTATTTCTAttctatacttatatatatatttatataatgtaaaataCCAGCTCATTTACGGTCCTTTAAAATTGAATGGAATCGCCATCGTTTGTGGGCTAGTAAATTTATCCAAGTCGGAATTAGCAGTTTCTATGGGATCTACCAAGTGACTGATAGGCAAGTTCGACGAGGAGGGACTTGGTTGATTCTGCTGACCCATATAATTTGGTACGGGCCGGGTCATTCGATGAATCGGGGGATTAAAATATGGTTGCACCCCAATTGCCATATGTGGGTTGTTTGTTTGAGCTATAGATGGGAGCACAGTGTAATTTTGATTTAGTGAATGATGTGGATGTGTATTTTGT
This window harbors:
- the LOC126761244 gene encoding ubiquitin carboxyl-terminal hydrolase 36, producing the protein MPVSVCEPVANVSAVLRESLGNGYSSNGRNICKTGGVGDNYNADDDGCLQAKLAVTAKRVLLSKIEYEEVTNYGQSVLGALKSKYDILKANTTNKNSNYDYLSLGKNSEQNDSFTTNAAPPNGVVGTPKRQNPNELPQPKRVLYPRENVIIGWKNSVRKWHVGVGMMNVGNTCYLNSTLQALFHVPSMANWLISDAKHIDECNSSENCIICAMIKTLEASQNNQSAIRPYLVYSKLKFICKHLLMGRQEDAHEFLRYLVEAMEKCFLTRFRNYKELDQYSKETTPLNQILGGYLKSAVRCLACGHVSVTFQHFQDLLLDIRKADTIEEALEGYFSRERLEDMGYKCESCKKKVSATKQFSLERAPIVLCIQLKRFSVMGTKLNKQITIKPRIDLSKFVSRKEVGEQLTYKLVAMVTHLGASQHCGHYTAIGLTETGSYYNYDDSYVRPVSVQNVCNTNAYIIFYEIDKHQRIPSNTEPSSISEVVKENSQKHNGYTKNENIFPSEISSSTNSQQHLDSNLFTGGIKSSPSYINKPSTSNGSISSKLSVNRQLNFKSQTNSTPLTSSDSPSTKFSLHSENRNIIQRPSEQNTSILQGKHYDNKDVEKKLNSSTNDNHVTLSIEKKRSKSSELVPLHKASGSLPSMPTLSDVQNQNLNQPAKYSAISITPLKSLVPYESETDEESASEIKDILIGSGENEKKKKDVKSAIKRPIDSPSQNTITSIENVKQKKMAILSENDCNPAPKQTITYKTDLNTNKADETNTNRSKGKHKVDIFDEIFNQKKCVSSKDEDFINKSSHDEEERDDHIVTSSLSRPPFVRSHSTPPSPPVIKTKTGLWQVTTLQPVTACISPPEKKVLKNVKNPFAKKSLDTFNKRPKPKSEVKSEKTFAGNGYRCSNITEDSVSGLLKQSHRGYGVPVLSWKGEQTKISKEVEIDAQQQRQHDWQNDEDAEIDRGRQKKVKKEESSQSDNRIPGCNPFQEQENQRRWRASGATNRNYSGYVRHQFQRSKFKFQRFNSKFQRMTAMSYKRNNHRLNNSYTRRNS
- the LOC126761245 gene encoding uncharacterized protein LOC126761245, which encodes MRKKEIVFDSLKRKDFLTGFQKRKNERRARAKEQLERDIKEERKRIRNDIKNSMANMKKTFQPLVLDPEIEEKVLEKEYEDDEVEINVIELAPGNKNLDEESDNDSNSSESTEKDSHINSIPGMEFNVESVEKEKEKKPKQVDNPLSELGKIGNKKTLDRLKKKKALKEFKKSKIFKQKERADKKKQHKTRRGLKHSKSKPNENGTFGNKNKHNRFRRGHSSGRGKRR